A genomic stretch from Mycobacterium cookii includes:
- a CDS encoding metallophosphoesterase family protein codes for MTDAPHQMSRRQLIRHSAWFGAAVGLAVAGGEVISHVAGTADAARVQGRPTLRFAQVSDSHIGFMGKANPNVAASFAQSIDRINNLGYTPDFVIHTGDLTHLSTPSQFDQVKQMMTGLRTPHVFTVPGEHDSVDDAGEKYRSAFGAGTRGDGWYSFDIAGVHVIALVNTLNLKKLGHLGVEQLDFVAKDVAALPSDTPIIVFSHIPLFAMYPDWGWGTDDAVQALSYLRRFSSVTCLNGHVHQVFSKTEGNVTFHSGTTTAYPLPHPGDGPAPKPVTLPAGKLHDALGIREVGYTRGQNVLALKEQALQ; via the coding sequence TCGCAGGCGGCGAAGTCATCTCCCACGTCGCCGGCACCGCGGATGCCGCACGCGTGCAAGGCCGGCCGACCCTGAGATTCGCTCAAGTCAGCGACAGCCACATCGGGTTCATGGGCAAAGCCAATCCGAATGTCGCCGCGTCGTTCGCCCAGTCGATCGATCGGATCAACAATCTCGGCTACACACCGGATTTCGTCATCCACACCGGCGATCTCACCCACCTGTCCACCCCGAGTCAGTTCGATCAGGTCAAGCAGATGATGACCGGACTGCGCACCCCGCACGTCTTCACCGTTCCCGGCGAACACGACTCGGTCGACGACGCGGGCGAGAAGTACCGAAGCGCGTTCGGCGCCGGGACCCGCGGCGACGGCTGGTACAGCTTCGACATCGCCGGTGTGCATGTGATCGCGTTGGTGAACACGCTGAACTTGAAGAAATTGGGCCATCTGGGTGTCGAACAGCTGGATTTCGTCGCCAAGGATGTCGCGGCGTTGCCCAGCGACACGCCGATCATCGTGTTCAGCCACATCCCGCTGTTCGCCATGTACCCGGACTGGGGCTGGGGAACCGACGATGCCGTCCAGGCGCTGAGCTATCTGCGCCGCTTCTCATCGGTGACTTGCCTGAACGGCCATGTCCACCAAGTGTTTTCCAAAACGGAGGGCAACGTGACGTTTCACAGCGGGACGACCACCGCATATCCGCTGCCGCATCCCGGTGACGGCCCTGCGCCCAAGCCGGTCACCTTGCCGGCCGGCAAATTGCACGACGCGCTGGGCATCCGCGAAGTCGGCTACACCCGGGGCCAGAATGTCCTTGCGTTGAAAGAGCAGGCGCTGCAATGA